A part of Halictus rubicundus isolate RS-2024b chromosome 4, iyHalRubi1_principal, whole genome shotgun sequence genomic DNA contains:
- the LOC143353382 gene encoding RNA polymerase II-associated protein 1: protein MDVTPLLKRPKPTDSEDELFRMQEEFLKNKLQPSAKVINLRGSTKPFGSDSSMTEPSKSQPSTGKVRSRYSELKKLKTHDRVSTSQCEGEVINPVVQENIQSNLNKQQESVQNIPIAPSNIILGNIVEKKFNSSNFNFDKKISSNDSGKGFPEVFVAKSMESDGKRSLFLQQVSKDRATHKIEESEDCVSLPTDEGSIIIEGSWSSEIHQENLERLNQMTQEDILREKSKLEMTLKPELIQFLKNRRNKKQKMNKDEVEKCSSFSKEQTSTQMGEEKLITKETSIKHNDPPNSSEVTYMEVDKPEEASNKNDECILKNNDTTPMQVDEPESIPKPPIELMVQAKEMGWVHMDSLEPAKLKWMEDVSAQKQEEPTMNEQYNARFDFNGLLLPYKDESVPLEKGLHHHGEEPERPGYSLQELLQLSRSATQQQRCTALTTLANIMEKSRKGWYDKALQPAPLTALSQRNLLLLLRFSLDDTSIAVVTASLQALRALVYSEADEICLDRLYGFKNYKEPVLKTPNTDVPDTSNLKDDELAQLDAVATLLRTDIVVRIRYILNEMRPPPIGVICALEILTRLTRHSPITALNIASTPHLLETVIEFFQPISANSLAMVDTINNVYGVPVTAAIRFCRVLLCYGGKPIALKLNRLQIMQRVLSYVSCDAGKETFNLGIESLRLWKLLLLHGEAVDSLTGAQLILVSQLQLLLSNHDIQSASELSCEYAASLIAVAGCLAPLKANISILLTKWSRQLQYLTNVTWGKTKLISETLLTVSDTSVVKTLTISKSQVFEKLCSTSNLLSDCSPATEREPSCLPHLGVLTQDGQLQPIVSQPSCFPFLATALGVFVDHSFVEEIREVLSLPQVHRYLQQLETSDWSLERSWYTRSELSFLTNIVSAASLIKDKLDNKIMHIIWNIAVKLVSVLPADSVADVKNMLRNALSEDKLSLGIVADELEKLNLNSNMRDIRLNLSRNVATIYERYVPLNGEWDQAAMPKDWIYLPVVHIYTKCRNSGKCNDEDESVILSMLSLELILPDLVDKLSQSLRFSRLILVYLCDTVYLSNDVSVLLTRAVSTLLKGQYKRLDFTTELPGLNSFIDLFTAMCEHFCSTSYGDYGFSMTLLVPVAQRHNDHYRKLLWSEHAGLLRYIRLPVEQLVVPLKEYLYPIEEDASLIESYITALVRGIVKQEWCPIPYTIAVHHSAMHLKQSSKVALRMRTQIAKIPNKALAALLLNYEPPTFS, encoded by the exons aTGGACGTGACTCCACTATTAAAACGGCCTAAGCCGACTGACAGTGAAGATGAACTATTTCGTATgcaagaagaatttttaaagaacAAACTACAACCATCGGCGAAAGTGATTAATTTACGCGGTTCCACTAAACCTTTTGGTAGTGACAGTTCTATGACTGAACCATCCAAAAGTCAACCGAGTACTGGCAAAGTTAGATCGAGGTACTCTGAGCTGAAGAAACTTAAAACGCACGACAGGGTTTCTACTTCTCAATGCGAAGGTGAAGTTATAAACCCTGTGGTTCAAGAAAACATTCAGAGTAATTTGAACAAACAACAGGAGTCTGTTCAAAATATACCAATTGCACCGTCTAACATTATATTGGGAAATATTGttgaaaagaaatttaattCAAGCAACTTTAATTTTGATAAGAAGATATCTTCAAATGATTCTGGCAAAGGCTTTCCAGAAGTATTTGTTGCCAAATCTATG GAGAGCGATGGTAAGCGGAGCTTATTTTTACAACAAGTTTCAAAAGATCGAGCAACACATAAAATAGAAGAATCTGAAGACTGTGTATCTCTTCCTACAGATGAAGGTAGTATTATCATAGAGGGATCATGGTCAAGTGAAATACACcaagaaaatttggaaagatTAAATCAGATGACACAGGAAGATATATTGAGAGAGAAAAGTAAACTCGAAATGACTCTCAAACCAGAATTAATTCAATTCTTgaaaaatagaagaaataaaaagcagaaaatgaaCAAGGATGAAGTAGAAAAATGCAGTAGTTTTAGTAAAGAACAAACTTCAACCCAGATGGgtgaagaaaaattgattacaaAAGAGACATCAATCAAGCACAATGATCCACCAAACAGTAGTGAAGTTACATACATGGAAGTAGACAAACCTGAGGAGGCATCTAACAAAAATGATgaatgtatattaaaaaataatgatacCACACCCATGCAAGTGGATGAGCCTGAAAGTATACCTAAGCCACCAATAGAATTAATGGTGCAAGCGAAAGAGATGGGTTGGGTACACATGGATTCCCTTGAACCCGCAAAGTTGAAATGGATGGAAGATGTGTCAGCACAGAAACAAGAAGAGCCTACTATGAATGAACAATATAATGCCCGCTTTGATTTTAATG GTCTACTACTACCCTATAAGGACGAAAGCGTGCCACTTGAGAAGGGTCTTCATCATCACGGGGAAGAACCTGAACGTCCTGGATATTCCTTGCAAGAATTACTACAATTAAGTAGATCCGCTACACAACAACAGCGGTGTACAGCTCTTACAACGCTGGCAAACATAATGGAAAAGAGTCGCAAGGGCTGGTACGATAAAGCATTGCAACCAGCACCTTTGACTGCACTCAGCCAAAGGAATCTTTTGTTGCTATTAAGATTTTCTTTGGACGATACGTCAATAGCTGTAGTCACGGCATCTTTGCAAGCGCTCCGAGCATTAGTGTACAGTGAAGCGGACGAAATTTGTTTAGACAGACTATACGGTTTCAAGAATTACAAGGAACCTGTTTTAAAGACACCGAATACAGATGTTCCCGACACGAGTAACTTAAAAGACGATGAGCTGGCGCAACTGGATGCAGTAGCTACTTTGTTAAGAACGGATATAGTTGTAAGAATTAGATATATATTAAACGAAATGCGGCCACCGCCTATTGGCGTAATTTGCGCGTTAGAAATACTTACAAGACTTACAAGACACTCGCCTATAACTGCATTAAACATTGCAAGCACACCACATTTATTAGAGACAGTAATCGAATTTTTTCAACCGATATCTGCGAACTCATTAGCAATGGTAGACACTATAAATAACGTATATGGCGTTCCTGTTACTGCAGCCATTAGATTTTGTCGTGTTCTACTCTGTTACGGCGGTAAACCTATTGCGTTAAAATTAAATAGACTGCAAATTATGCAACGTGTGTTATCATACGTTAGTTGCGATGCAGGAAAAGAAACTTTTAACCTCGGCATCGAAAGTTTACGATTATGGAAGCTGCTGTTACTCCATGGTGAGGCAGTGGACAGTTTAACCGGAGCACAATTAATTCTCGTGTCTCAGTTACAGCTTCTCTTAAGTAATCACGATATTCAAAGCGCATCGGAGTTGTCTTGCGAATATGCAGCGTCTTTGATAGCTGTCGCCGGTTGCCTGGCACCTTTGAAGGCAAatatatcaattttattaacaaaatggAGCAGACAGTTACAGTATCTAACGAATGTGACGTGGGGCAAGACGAAATTGATCTCGGAAACGTTGCTAACAGTTAGCGATACGTCTGTGGTTAAAACGTTGACTATATCTAAGTCGCAAGTTTTTGAAAAACTTTGCTCCACTTCGAATTTGCTAAGCGATTGTAGTCCAGCTACAGAACGCGAGCCATCTTGTCTACCTCATCTCGGAGTGCTAACTCAGGATGGGCAATTGCAGCCTATTGTATCCCAGCCATCCTGTTTCCCTTTCCTTGCGACCGCCTTAGGCGTGTTCGTGGATCACTCTTTCGTAGAAGAAATTAGAGAGGTGCTCAGTCTTCCACAAGTTCATAGATACCTACAGCAATTGGAAACATCAGACTGGAGCCTGGAAAGATCATGGTACACGAGATCCGAATTGTCATTCCTGACTAATATAGTCAGCGCAGCTTCTCTCATTAAAGACAAACTGGATAATAAAATAATGCATATTATTTGGAACATTGCAGTGAAACTGGTATCAGTTTTGCCAGCTGATTCTGTTGCTGATGTAAAGAATATGTTAAGGAATGCTCTGTCGGAAGACAAACTAAGTTTAGGAATAGTTGCAGACGaattggaaaaattgaatttaaattcGAACATGCGGGACATTAGACTTAACTTATCTCGCAATGTGGCGACTATATACGAACGGTATGTACCACTGAACGGGGAGTGGGATCAAGCTGCGATGCCAAAGGATTGGATCTACTTGCCTGTGGTACACATTTACACGAAATGCAGGAACAGTGGTAAATGCAACGACGAAGACGAGTCTGTGATCTTGTCTATGCTGAGCTTAGAACTAATATTACCTGATTTGGTTGATAAACTTTCGCAGAGCTTGAGGTTCAGCAGATTGATCTTGGTTTATCTGTGCGACACGGTATATTTAAGCAACGACGTGTCAGTTTTGCTTACTAGGGCAGTTTCAACATTATTGAAGGGCCAATATAAGAGACTTGATTTTACAACGGAATTGCCTGGATTGAATTCGTTCATCGATTTGTTTACCGCGATGTGCGAACATTTCTGCTCGACTTCTTACGGCGACTACGGTTTCTCGATGACATTGCTAGTGCCAGTTGCGCAGAGGCACAACGATCATTATAGGAAGTTGTTATGGTCGGAGCACGCAGGTTTGCTACGGTACATTAGATTACCCGTGGAACAATTAGTTGTTCCGTTGAAAGAATATTTGTATCCTATCGAGGAGGATGCGTCTTTGATAGAAAGCTACATAACAGCGCTTGTTAGGGGGATTGTGAAGCAAGAGTGGTGCCCAATTCCTTACACAATTGCTGTTCATCACTCTGCGATGCACTTGAAACAATCGAGCAAGGTAGCATTAAGAATGAGGACACAGATAGCGAAAATACCTAATAAGGCTTTAGCTGCACTATTATTAAATTACGAACCACCTACGTTTAGTTAG
- the Ave gene encoding sterile alpha motif domain-containing protein aveugle isoform X1: MVEEVVNSTNKPKTKTARPRPVYLWNVLDVQKWLRRHCSDYYQLYHEKFLYHDITGRVLLRINETILLRLGIDNEQHRMDIWREIMKLHLKTDMLEIKDIERRNNLNFD; encoded by the exons ATGGTGGAGGAAGTAGTTAATTCTACTAACAAACCGAAG ACTAAAACTGCTCGACCACGTCCAGTTTACTTGTGGAATGTGCTAGATGTACAAAAATGGCTAAGGAGGCACTGTAGCGATTATTATCAATTGTATCATGAAAAGTTCTTATAT CACGACATCACAGGGAGAGTACTGCTGAGAATTAATGAAACTATTTTATTGAGACTAGGAATTGATAATGAACAGCATAGAATGGATATCTGGAGAGAAATCATGAAACTACATCTCAAAACAGATATGTTAGAAATTAAAGATATCGAACGACGTAATAACTTAAATTTTGATTAG
- the Ave gene encoding sterile alpha motif domain-containing protein aveugle isoform X2, whose product MLQTKTARPRPVYLWNVLDVQKWLRRHCSDYYQLYHEKFLYHDITGRVLLRINETILLRLGIDNEQHRMDIWREIMKLHLKTDMLEIKDIERRNNLNFD is encoded by the exons ATGTTGCAGACTAAAACTGCTCGACCACGTCCAGTTTACTTGTGGAATGTGCTAGATGTACAAAAATGGCTAAGGAGGCACTGTAGCGATTATTATCAATTGTATCATGAAAAGTTCTTATAT CACGACATCACAGGGAGAGTACTGCTGAGAATTAATGAAACTATTTTATTGAGACTAGGAATTGATAATGAACAGCATAGAATGGATATCTGGAGAGAAATCATGAAACTACATCTCAAAACAGATATGTTAGAAATTAAAGATATCGAACGACGTAATAACTTAAATTTTGATTAG
- the LOC143353385 gene encoding RYamide receptor, with translation MLRRSMDTVTMNASWPNSNDTYMIGNGSSYNSSSDMGEDLSSTSEVPTLIVVVLSILYGSLSILAVVGNSLVMWIISTSKRMQNVTNFFIANLALADIVIGLFVIPFQFQAALLQRWNLPFFMCAFCPFVQVVSVSVSVFTLTAIAIDRHRAILKPLSAKPSKQTAKIIIIGIWLLAAVVSTPTAIVFGVRMVPENDDKDSEHKKPFCYPVNFSDDTMRLYTGLLVILQYLIPLTVISFVYARMAVKLWGNRAPGNAEDSRDANLMRNKMKVIKMLIIVVALFGFCWLPLQTYNFFQYCFEINQYEYINYIYFVFDWLAMSNSCYNPFIYGIYNEKFRREFQQRCPFKSRKWSSTPPIDNTDIDKTQSSRTSSRYEWRRTISGSYPTVTSFCKGIPIRGSTQSFIEKHQTCTRSKKGSGHYIHSGNDNRCSISSNKTEELYVFSSRKHMQDPDMEELCL, from the exons ATGCTGAGGAGATCG ATGGACACTGTCACTATGAACGCTTCGTGGCCTAACAGCAACGATACTTACATGATCGGAAATGGTTCATCGTACAATAGCTCCAGTG ATATGGGAGAAGACTTATCCAGCACTTCCGAAGTGCCAACGCTCATCGTCGTGGTCCTCAGCATACTATACGGTAGCCTCTCGATCTTGGCAGTGGTAGGGAACTCCCTCGTGATGTGGATAATATCGACGTCCAAACGGATGCAGAACGTAACGAATTTCTTCATAGCGAATCTGGCGCTGGCTGACATTGTCATAGGTTTGTTCGTGATTCCATTTCAG TTTCAAGCAGCACTGCTACAACGATGGAATCTGCCCTTTTTCATGTGTGCCTTTTGTCCCTTTGTGCAAGTCGTCTCTGTCAGTGTTTCGGTCTTCACGCTGACAGCGATTGCGATTGATCGGCACCGAGCGATTTTGAAACCACTCAG CGCGAAGCCAAGCAAACAAACTGCCAAAATTATCATCATCGGAATTTGGTTGCTCGCTGCGGTCGTATCGACACCGACGGCAATAGTGTTTGGAGTCAGGATGGTGCCGGAGAACGATGATA AGGATTCAGAGCACAAGAAACCGTTCTGTTACCCCGTGAATTTTTCTGATGACACAATGCGCTTGTACACAGGACTGTTGGTAATTCTGCAGTACCTGATACCGTTGACAGTGATCTCTTTCGTTTATGCAAGGATGGCAGTGAAATTATGGGGCAACAGGGCGCCCGGGAATGCTGAAGATTCTCGGGATGCGAATTTGATGAGAAACAAAATGAAG GTAATCAAAATGTTAATTATTGTCGTCGCCCTTTTCGGATTTTGCTGGCTGCCCCTTCAAACGTACAACTTTTTccaatattgttttgaaataaacCA GTAtgaatatattaattacatATATTTCGTTTTCGACTGGCTGGCAATGTCGAATAGTTGTTATAATCCGTTCATTTATGGAATATACAAC GAAAAATTCAGAAGAGAATTCCAACAGAGATGTCCCTTTAAATCGCGAAAATGGTCATCTACTCCGCCAATCGATAATACGGATATAGATAAGACGCAAAGTAGCCGTACATCTTCTAG ATACGAATGGAGACGAACAATTTCCGGAAGTTACCCGACAGTCACGTCTTTCTGCAAAGGAATACCGATCAGAGGATCAACGCAATCGTTCATCGAGAAGCATCAAACTTGCACACGCAGTAAAAAAGGAAGTGGACATTATATTCATAGCGGCAACGATAATAGATGCTCGATTTCATCGAACAAAACTGAGGAATTATATGTTTTCTCTTCGCGAAAACACATGCAAGATCCTGACATGGAAGAGTTATGCTTGTAA